The Vitis riparia cultivar Riparia Gloire de Montpellier isolate 1030 chromosome 3, EGFV_Vit.rip_1.0, whole genome shotgun sequence genome segment CAATgcagtttttaatttttaatttttataaatcagaGTATGTTTGTATTAACATCTCAATTTtagctttaattaaaaataaaaactaaagttaaaatcataatttttacaGAAAGTTAAAGGGATTAGTTTAAAGGATAATATTTGTACcataaatgataattattactaaatataaaaaatatatataatttaaaaaaattacaaaaaataatattttcttgacttttatactaaattatttcttaaattataatttttttcaacaaattagttaaataagcatattttttttattaaatttatgaaagaatttttaaattttcaaaagtatttggaaaaaTCTAAccctttttttctcccttttttcttttacaaatttaaagaatttacTTTTAGCAAATTAAGGGAAAACACCTTTTaggaatatttaataaaaaatttctcatcaaattttcttcctcttttatatttctcataaaatttggtaagtgtttttaataaataaaaaaaaaaaacttatcttttctattattcttttaaaaacctaaaatttcaatttacaGCCtcattgcaaaaataaaataaaaagcaatccatatttttataatattttcttttaaatattaatttcaactcaaattcttttttcttttttcacaatCATTTTTCACTAAATTTACCATATTCttccaataaatttttttcctaaattccATGTAGGCTGACAACGTGtcaatttaaagtaaaattcaataaatataaccCTATAAAATACTGAAAAGTTGATCACAAAATAGGCATGATTTCAATGAAGAATTGGTAAGAATGAGAGCAAAGCAGCCAAGGAAAGAATCAACATTAAATGTACTTCTAATAAGGTTGGttggaattattttattaaaattaaaaaatatatacaaattgtaGACCAAAATGCTTggttttgattgatatttttaattaataaggTTGGttgaacttattttattaaaactaaaaaatatatataaattgtagaCCAAAATGCTTggttttgattgatatttttaattaataaggttggttgaaattattttactaaaattaaaaaatatatataaattgtagaCCAAAATGCTTGGtttgattgatatttttaattaataaggttggttgaaattattttattaaaattaaaaaatatatataaattgtagaCCAAAATGCTTggttttaattaatataaaataatatttatatattttacatgctttattttttaaatggattctttaaaattataatttgagtGTCAAAGTACACAACTTGAGTTTGGTCTTCAGTGGACCTACCTCCCTGCCCTCAGTTGAGCCTCCCCTTGGTGTAAACCTCACTTTGAGGTTATGCCGCAgttcctttttccatttttttttcctttttttgtagGATATTTTTATGGGGGGATGTTGCTACATTTGAAAGCAGTTAATTggttagttaaattttttaaacagattataatgattttttttcaaaaacatttatcaaatatgattttcatcTCTGTTACCAGCGTTCTTCGTACCGATTTAGATGAAAAGGGCATCTTGATACAtgttatttataagaaaatggactaatttttttcttcggAACTCTTGCattgttctaaaaaatcaaCTTCTAGAAGTTCAAGGTCAAAGGTTTACTTAGCACATAATGGCATAGGTGAATGTTTGATTAGATCACGTGGTAGAGCATGGGACATGTTCTTATCACCATCGATTACCATCTAACGATGGCGGCCACTCCATTTAATGTggtgatcatttttttttttctcatgttaaataactttttgtataacttttaaaaaataaaaatcataggataaaaaaaaaacatattgataTGATTGGTATCAATTATTCACTATAGATGTGATAAGATGATATAGATTAAGACCGTTAACCAACGTCTAGAAGATTGGACAATAGTGTCTATGGGACATATGTCACATGGAGCAAAATTTACGCTATAAGTGAGTGGTAATTGACTTTTTACAAggacatacaaaagaattttgatttgACCTTCATAAAGGAACCATATAACCTAATATGTAAGTTtaattgatttaaattatttctcttGCTTTAATGAAATGTAGTTCTTTAAATCGAATGTATAGCGATGTCCATGATATATGTGTCAACATCgaaataaattaagtttttatttttttttagtcatgaaaaataatcttatgtgatatttgtttttttcacttgaatctaaataaaacttaatttaattttaagtataaaaaaataatattaagttgtttatttatttttattattttatttatattaagtattaagtgtATGATATAATGAGGGTAATAGGAGATTATgctttaattgttttaaaaaaattaatattaaacaaaaagtcaaatattttgacattttctatTGAGTTAAAACATTCTTTTTAAAATGAGTaatgagtaaaaaaaataaaattaagataagtgtctaaaatctaaaaacaaattatattcaacattaagttaaaaaaataaacaccataTTAGTCGATTTTTGCAAGGTATTGATGCATATTGAATCGGTTTCAACAAAGTAAGGTGAAAGCATATTGTTTTATATAGATCATTTGTGAATTACTATTTGACTTTACAATGTAACTATGATAATTGATTTAGTTATTGTAACGGTTGGCACTTAAGTTGTCAAAGAACCTTGATTAGTCAATTTGATACTTGTGTAtaagatgtaatttaataagataaaatgaTTAATCTCTACCTGTTAATCTCCTTGTCAAACAAATAGAATAATACCTGTTGAACTCATTTTGGCCAAACTAGAAAGGGAGCGTATTAGACTTTATGGGACATATGTGAATACTAATAAATGTCACACTTTAACGGTATTAGTTAACTTTATTAATTCGTTTATCACCTTTCTTAAGTCCTAAGACAAAAATCTCGATTCATAATTTATAGAAAATGACACAATATAACATGACAATATTAATCAACTTAGAGCacttatttgtttaaaataattcGACAAATATCAagcttattttgataaaattaagaataaacaCATCGATACGCATTGAATATATGTCAAAACCCAAAGATTTCATAATATACAATATAACCCTGATTGTTATTTCGTTAATTAGTTTGagtaatttaaaacaattttaactCGAAATTTAGAATGAACATCATAAAAATCTCAACCCTAACCATAGGAaggaaaatgaaacaacatctttGACCACGAAGAAGACATTAAATTAAGAAAGGCAATACCATATTTTTTGGggcaagaaaaggaaagaatgaaattaaaaaattaatttaattgctAGCATAATTATTACCTAATAAAAGtgacaaattttgaaaatcatgtcAAGGAACATTTCTTAAACAACATCGAACCCaacttttatcacatttttttaatacacaaaaataaatataaaagaaaaaaaatatcaattatatgatatgatatgaaaTATCCATGTATGATTTTCACTAATGGTAAATCTCAATAAATGCTAGTACCAACACCACAATTTCCCCCTTTAACACCTCCATCATTGCAACACCAGCATTCAATATTTGAGCCATGccctatgaaaaaaaattcattaattcacctaattttttaaattccaattagATTAATCACTTGGAAAATAATTAGGATAACACGTGTCAAACAGGTAGAGAGAGTACGCGAGTTTCAGGTACTCGCTCAACTAAGCCACCATTCCTCATAAAGCCCATTTTCAACCCTTTTTGGTCCTTTTAGAAGGCTTTGTTGTAAATGCACATATTTCCTCCACCTGCTTTACATCCATGAactgtaaataaaaataaataaataaaaaaagaaaaaggaaaaaaaaatgtcattattaACTTTCCTAATTTCATCAATACTTCTCTTTTATCATTTGTCAAGAACCAAgccattttataaataaatacccCCAAAGCTAGAGGGAAAATAAAGGGGGGGAAAAATattatagagagagaaagtgggaggagagagagagagagtgagggaGGGGAGGGGGATTTTCTTATTAGTTAGATTtatatgcatgttttttttaaagggaaaaagggAGGAAATGGGTTTGGGCTTAGCTGTCTGAGGGCGGGATTATCGGTGGTCAAACACTGGCAAATCACCGGCGTCGGTTTTGGCTCAGTGTCAGCGACCCACcactaccaccaccaccaccggtCAAGACCCTGGCTCGTGCCGGTAAGCCCACTTTTGCTGCTCCGGCTAAGCTTTTTTGTCAGCgtgaaaaaagaaaggagaaagaatgAGGGGGGGAGAGATATAAAGAGTAGCTGTGTTAGAGAGCGATAGATAGATAAATCCTTGACcagtggccctctcttttctctctctagaattattattgtttttaccatttttttaaaagcccttctctctctctttcgtCAACTGAAGAAACTGGAGAAAAAAGGCAGAGAGAAGAGATAGGGAGTAGGTAGAGAGATGGGCGTGATTGTACCAGAAAAGAAGAAGCAACGAAAGTGATGCAGATGGTTTACCAACTGTTTGTAGAATCAAAGCTTGTGATAGAGGTAAGTGGGTTATCTTTTTTTAGAGTGATTTCGATCGAGTTTATTGGAGTTTAGAACACTGCATGTGAATGAATGTGAGACCAAACCAAGATGCCCAAATCGTCTTTGTAGAGATGGTGAATCGGCGGAGCAGAGTTGTGACATTTGGTCTTTTGTTGGTGGTGCTGTTGTTGTTGGTTGAGTCCACATTCGAACAGACTCAGGCGCGACTGAGTTCACCCGCTGAGTTTACAGCTCTGTTGGAGCTCAGATCGTCGCTGGGGTTGAGGAGCAAGGAATGGCCGATAAAGTCTGACCCTTGCTGGTTCTGGCGCGGTGTCCAATGCCGAAATGGGAGCGTCGTTGGGATCGACATTTCGGGGTTCAGGCGGACCCGACTTGGTAGTCGAAACCCAGAATTCGCTGTTGATGCGCTCGCCAATTTGACCCTTTTGGAGTCGTTTAATGCTTCAATGTTTTTGCTTCCGGGCTCGATCCCGGACTGGTTTGGTGAGCGGCTTTCGTCGCTCAAAGTGCTTGATCTCCGGTCTTGTTCTATCATTGGTCCTATTCCTCCGAGTTTAGGAAATTTAAGCAATctcaatgctttatttttatcctataaTAATCTCACCGGGATTATTCCGTCGAGTTTGGGTCAATTATCCCGTCTTTCGGTTCTTGATCTCTCCCAGAATAGGTTCACTGGATCGATTCCTTCGTCATTTGGGTCTTTTAGGAATCTTTCAGTGCTTAATATTTCGGTAAATTTTTTGTCTGATACGATTCCTCCGGGTATTGGGAATATTTCGAGTCTTCAGTATTTGAATCTTTCTGGCAATAGTCTGTCTTCTTCCATACCTGCCCAACTTGGTGACCTTGATAATCTAGTCGAGCTTGATCTCAGCTTCAATTCCCTTTCTGGGTCCTTACCAGCTGATTTGAGGGGTTTGAAAAATTTGCAGAAAATGGCAATCAGGAAAAATTCTCTAGCTGGGTCTTTGCCGGGTAATTTGTTTCCTGCTCTAAGTCAGTTGCAACTTGTAATTCTTAGTCAGAATGCTTTCACTGGCAATCTTCCTGATGTGCTCTGGACAATGCCCAACTTGAGTTTTCTTGATGTCTCTGGAAATAACTTTACTGGTGTTCTCCCCAACTTCAGTTTCAATGGTAATGCCACGGCATCAGTATTCAATCTTTCTCATAATATGTTTTATGGAGGTCTTCCATCTCTGCCTAGGAGGTTCAGTTTTATTGATATgtctcaaaattattttgagggAAGGGTACGAGATTATGCACCTAGTAATGCATCTTTTGGAATGAATTGTCTCCAAAACGTGTCCAATCAGAGGACTTTGGAGGTCTGTGCATCATTCTATGCTGAGAAGGGCTTGCCTTTTGATAATTTTGGACAACCAAATAGCACTCAACCAACTACAAATGATACTTCAGGAAAGAGCAACAAAAAATGGATTATATTGGCAGGAGTTTTAGGGGGACTTGGGCTTATCTTGTTTTTGGTATTGGTGCTGGTGTTGTTCCTATGCTGCTGGAGAAAGGGTGGTACAAGCCAAAGAGGGAACGGTGTGGGGCCTGTTCCTGCTGGAGGCAGTCCTCCACCTCCGGGGATGCCTATTAACTTTTCGAGTCTTGGAGAAGCATTTACATATCAGCAGATACTCCAAGCAACTGGTGACTTCAGTGATGCGAACTTCATCAAACATGGACACTCTGGGGATCTCTACTGGGGCATTTTGGAAGGTGGGGTTCGCGTAGTCATCAAAAGAATTGATTTGAGCTCAATCAAGAAAGAAACATACTTATTAGAGTTAGATTTTTTCAGTAAGGTTTCTCATACAAGATTTGTCCCCCTCCTGGGACAGTGCTTGGAGAATGATAATGAAAAGTTCCTGGTTTACAAATATATGCCAAATGGGGACTTGTCAAATTCCTTGTTCAGAAAAACCAATTTAGAGGATGATGGTTTACAGTCATTGGATTGGATAACGAGATTGAAAATTGCAATTGGAGCTGCAGAGGCTTTATCTCATCTGCATCACGAATGTAATCCGCCCCTTGTTCACAGGTATATCATAACTTTCTTCCTCCTATATTTTGTTGCTTCCATCCCTTTTGATGTctaccattttattattataatttgtttCTTATAATTACTTACCCTTTGCAATGTCAGTTTGACCctcaaatttcttttccttcctttatgttttcaaaaattgccAGCAGCTTTGTATAACATGAATTGACATATGAAGTAGGCCAATCACTTTCCTAAGCTGCTGATTCATCCAGTCAATGGGAACTTATGAATTTTACATTTTTGCACCAATATGTTAAGCAGTGTTTGGTTCGAATTGGAAATTTTATGTCCATATCTTACGTCTAtttgtgattttgattttcaaatcaaaataccACATCCAATGTTTTGCCATAAGTTAGCAGGATCCACCTGAACTTTTCATCACCATCTGCAATTTTGTagtgaaaatggaattttagttATTGTGACAATATGATACTATACAAAAACCTTCAGTAGTCAGCATTGAATTATGTTATCAAATGTCCACTCAATCGTAATTATACTCTATATGATTTTCCAGTTTGTTGAAGCTAGGCCTAGAACCAGGGCCATGCCTCCTTGCTGAGATCAGTAACTCAGACGCAGGGGGCTGTTACCTCTGATGGATTTGCACGATTTAGGGTGGGTCAGTTGGGCAATGAGGGCAAATTTATGGATGCTTTAGGAATGTTGCATGCGACTTCCCTAGAAGTCATAAGGCTTGGAACTtaccatcaaagaaaaaatactAACTTTTTTTGGAATGGTTGCTAGAACTTCTTAGAATGGGTATCAATTTTCTGGTGGAGAGTGGTTCTAGGGGTTGTCACATGATCGATGAAAGAAAGCAAGTTGAGCCCTTGGGGTAATGCTTATTCAGTGAGAGTGGTGATTGGACCTCTTCTTTGTCCTAGGCGTGAAATTTGATTAGGTTGATAGGGAACTGATAGCGAAACTCAAAATTTGGCTAAGGAGCATATAACCTTAGCATTTGGTGATATTTTTGTTTGCCTTGGGTTTTTCACTTGCTTTTGTGTTTGAGTTTATCTGGGTTCTTCTTCTGTAGCttgttcctttcttttctcCCCTAGTTAGAATGGTTTTCCTTCTTCCTAAgctctctcaaaattttctctctctaataaattttgtttgttttttattacaAAAGGACTTGCCAACCAGCATTACAGTCACAACTCATTTctcaaataaatataagttgGAAGCTTGATGGAATCACATCATATAAAGTAAACATTGGATTCATGCCCAATAAATTTTTCTTGATGTTAGTAGGCTCACAGAGCATGTAGTCGTACAAATGGAGTGCTGTGATGGGTCGGAGGGATTGTTTCATGCCTCATTTGGACATTGGTCTATATCAAATAGTGAGATTTCTGGTTGACACCAAGTTTATTGCCTAGGCAgatgagaaaacaattttagTTGGACATTAATCTTTGGGTCTGAGCTTGTTTGATCAggtgttcttttatttttattcttattttttatttttaatgcttTGGAGgtataatattttccttttgattgAGCCACTTTGTACTTTAAATGACATGTCTGCATTACCTTGATCTTAATTAATTGTTTGTAAGTTTGCTTTAGAAGAATTTATGTTTAGTGGTGCAACAAATGACATCTCTCTTTTGGTGGTTGAAGAGATGTTCAAGCAAGCAGTATACTGCTCGATGATAAATTTGAAGTGCGTTTAGGAAGCCTGAGTGAGGTTTGCTCTCAAGAAGGGGATACTCATCAAAACGTGATTACCAGGTTTCTGCGGTTACCACAGTAAGTCTGCTTTTAatgttttgtttcttgttttgacATTTTCAAATCATTATTTATCTGGATCAGCATTATGTTGATTTTCTTAACTCTTAATTCAGTTTATGTTCAACCACTAGTTAATTCCATGTTGTATTTGTCCTTTACATTCCTTTGGTTTTCTTTATGGATTCAGCTTACTTTTTAGatcatacacacacacacaccaaaTGGAAGATCGGAAATGAGGTCATTAGGAATGTTATATGATATTGGTGCAATAAAATTGTTCTTTAGCCTGATGTTTCCAAACTAAATGAAATGGCAATTGCTGATCCAAGCTTTCCATAATGGGGCTGTTACTTGAACTGGTGGACTGGCTTCCAAAAGCCAAATATTATTCtgagaatttttatgaaatttgactTTCAGATCATTAGTTTTTACAAGTGTAACCCATCTGGACTAAAACTTGGATCTGAGTAATTTTGTGGAAAATCAGAAAGGAGCTAATTAGGAATGTTGTATGACACTGGTCCAATAAAAACATTCTTGAGCCTGATATTTTCAACCCAAATCAAATGGCAGATGACAATCCAAATTTTCCATAATGAGGCTGTTACTTGAATTGCTGAACTGACAGCCAAAAGCCAAATATTATTCctagaattttatgaaatttgactGTTAGATAACTTGTCTTTATGAAGTGTAACCATCTGGATTACAACTTGGATCTAAGGAATTTGTGCTGTCTACTGTTTAGTTgcataaaaattcattttattatagtTTTACTTCTTTTTACACTAAGGAAGTTCTGATTTATATTTGGTCGTGGAAGATGGTATTATTAATGTGATTCCAAAAGTGCAATTATTAACATGCTAAATTTTCCTGTAAAAAGGAAAGATGGTTTGATATTGAGCTCCAATCCTCTCTTTTACAAACAAAGGGGCAATTTTTTTACAGCCTATAGTAGAGCCAGTGTCTTTGGCTATTTTTGTGCATAAAGAGATTCATGATCAATGGTTCAATGCAGAATGGTTCCAACACAATAAccattgaaatttaattttttattttattgtgcaATAATATCAGAATTGCAGGCATAGATTTAGACCATGATGGCTAGCTTTATGTTCCACATAATTAACATTTGGAGCCAGATTAGACATGATGTAACGTCCTTATACTTCGTGACAACCAACAATATATCAAATCATAGATGGTTTGATATTGAGGTCCAATCCTCTCTTTTATGAACAAAGGGGCAATTTTTTTACAGCCTATAGTAGAGCCAGTGTCTTTGGCTATTTTCGTGCATGAAGAAATTCATGATCAATGTCCCAATGCAGAATGGTTTCAACACACTAAccattgaaattgaattttttattttattgtgcaATAATATCAGAACTGCAGGCATAGATTTAGACCATGATGGCTAGCTTTATGTTCCACATAATTAACATTTGGAGCCAGA includes the following:
- the LOC117911384 gene encoding probable LRR receptor-like serine/threonine-protein kinase At2g16250 — protein: MNVRPNQDAQIVFVEMVNRRSRVVTFGLLLVVLLLLVESTFEQTQARLSSPAEFTALLELRSSLGLRSKEWPIKSDPCWFWRGVQCRNGSVVGIDISGFRRTRLGSRNPEFAVDALANLTLLESFNASMFLLPGSIPDWFGERLSSLKVLDLRSCSIIGPIPPSLGNLSNLNALFLSYNNLTGIIPSSLGQLSRLSVLDLSQNRFTGSIPSSFGSFRNLSVLNISVNFLSDTIPPGIGNISSLQYLNLSGNSLSSSIPAQLGDLDNLVELDLSFNSLSGSLPADLRGLKNLQKMAIRKNSLAGSLPGNLFPALSQLQLVILSQNAFTGNLPDVLWTMPNLSFLDVSGNNFTGVLPNFSFNGNATASVFNLSHNMFYGGLPSLPRRFSFIDMSQNYFEGRVRDYAPSNASFGMNCLQNVSNQRTLEVCASFYAEKGLPFDNFGQPNSTQPTTNDTSGKSNKKWIILAGVLGGLGLILFLVLVLVLFLCCWRKGGTSQRGNGVGPVPAGGSPPPPGMPINFSSLGEAFTYQQILQATGDFSDANFIKHGHSGDLYWGILEGGVRVVIKRIDLSSIKKETYLLELDFFSKVSHTRFVPLLGQCLENDNEKFLVYKYMPNGDLSNSLFRKTNLEDDGLQSLDWITRLKIAIGAAEALSHLHHECNPPLVHRDVQASSILLDDKFEVRLGSLSEVCSQEGDTHQNVITRFLRLPQTSEQGPSGSPAATCAYDVYCFGKVLLELVTGKLGISASNDAQVKEWLDQTLPCISIYDKELVQKIVDPSLIIDEDLLEEVWAMAIVARSCLNPKISRRPLMRYILKALENPLKVVREENSSSARLKTTSSRGSWNAALFGSWRHSSLDVAANPVAASTHRIEGTSSLKQSGTTGSQGSGQNGGGDHSSSQRRHSKEVFPEPSSMQNVERHDEN